The following coding sequences lie in one Paramormyrops kingsleyae isolate MSU_618 chromosome 15, PKINGS_0.4, whole genome shotgun sequence genomic window:
- the pkia gene encoding cAMP-dependent protein kinase inhibitor alpha, which produces MTDVESTYEDFIASGRSGRRNALHDIRGDPGDPDHGGVSETLSKIDINKTGEGDDSEQCAGPATEPAPQCKEGKEAINNQA; this is translated from the exons ATGACTGATGTGGAATCGACCTATGAGGACTTCATCGCTTCGGGCAGAAGTGGCAGGCGCAACGCTCTGCATGACATCCGCGGCGACCCGGGCGACCCGGACCACGGCGGCGTGTCGGAGACGCTCTCCAAGATCGACATCAATAAAACAG GTGAAGGTGATGATTCTGAGCAATGTGCTGGCCCTGCCACAGAGCCAGCACCGCAGTGCAAAGAGGGCAAAGAGGCAATTAACAACCAGGCCTGA